In Podospora pseudopauciseta strain CBS 411.78 chromosome 3, whole genome shotgun sequence, one genomic interval encodes:
- a CDS encoding hypothetical protein (COG:O; EggNog:ENOG503NV31; MEROPS:MER0000928) encodes MATLLFMLLMSIFSTFIHAIPTSTGQKVTKRSVTVDLPRNPGYAPNGRLQYSRALKKWGVPMDDELDDATNSFRGGETGDVNAESIMGDREYLSRVGFGTPFQYLNVDLDTGSADVWVYSSETKTKTRREDIFELEKSSTAELLNGSEWRITYGDSSYAWGHVYHDSIDIGGIPLHNAVVQSAVDVSQSLSSDKDIDGIFGLAYDLHSQVRPKQPTVLSTLKSHLDKPVFTADLRYQSDEGAYTFGYIDHHRHIGEINYTPLLPNSTFWEFNFTGLHVVGHNYWYISQWRVIADTGTTLMLLSPDIVNMYYDAVPNATSDRSFGGLWHYPCNTTLPDFEIGFANGWVARVPGRYMNYTTYDDLPGRCMGGLQPFMSEEFGILGDIFLKAVYAVFDIGGGKVGFADKDLGL; translated from the exons ATGGCCACCTTATTGTTTATGCTCTTGATGAGCATTTTTTCGACTTTCATTCATGCCATTCCAACCTCGACCGGCCAGAAGGTGACGAAAAGGTCGGTTACTGTCGACCTGCCCCGAAATCCTGGGTATGCTCCCAATGGTCGTCTGCAGTATTCTCGCGCTCTCAAGAAATGGGGTGTGCCTATGGATGACGAGCTGGATGATGCGACGAACAGTttcagaggaggagaaa CGGGCGATGTCAACGCGGAGAGCATTATGGGTGATCGCGAATACCTCAGCCGAGTCGGATTCGGAACACCCTTCCAGTACCTCAACGTCGACCTCGACACCGGCAGCGCCGACGTCTGGGTCTACTCCTCCgagaccaagaccaagacgCGCCGCGAAGACATCTTTGAGTTGGAAAAGTCGTCCACCGCCGAGCTCCTGAACGGAAGCGAGTGGAGGATCACCTACGGCGACAGTAGTTACGCCTGGGGCCACGTCTATCACGACAGCATCGACATTGGGGGAATCCCTCTTCACAACGCGGTGGTTCAATCCGCTGTGGACGTCTCCCAATCGCTCTCCTCGGACAAGGACATTGACGGCATTTTTGGTTTGGCGTATGACCTCCACAGCCAGGTCAGACCCAAGCAGCCTACCGTTCTTTCAACCCTCAAAAGTCACCTCGACAAACCGGTCTTCACAGCTGACTTGCGGTACCAATCAGACGAAGGAGCCTACACGTTTGGTTACAtcgaccaccaccgacacATTGGGGAGATCAATTACACGCCCCTCCTGCCCAATTCGACCTTTTGGGAGTTTAACTTTACGGGTCTGCATGTTGTCGGACATAACTATTGGTACATCTCCCAGTGGCGGGTGATTGCCGACACGGGCACGACGCTCATGTTGTTGTCTCCGGATATTGTGAACATGTACTACGACGCGGTGCCCAACGCGACTTCGGACAGGTCTTTTGGGGGGCTGTGGCACTATCCTTGCAATACCACGCTGCCGGATTTCGAGATTGGGTTTGCGAATGGGTGGGTGGCGAGGGTTCCTGGGAGGTATATGAACTATACCACGTATGATGATTTGCCGGGGCGGTGTATGGGGGGTTTGCAGCCTTTCATGAGTGAGGAGTTTGGGATTTTGGGGGATATCTTTTTGAAGGCAGTGTATGCTGTCTTTGATATCGGGGGTGGGAAGGTAGGGTTTGCGGATAAGGATTTGGGGTTGTAA
- a CDS encoding hypothetical protein (EggNog:ENOG503P721), with product MSPTDEELDRDWKPNGRRPQSTIAKVFSEELMNIFRIDNSVADLDEQVDKRKKEIDSQTSELEALERRIREMEERLKGGKSQTGAGDSSRTAASAAEKDQHKYGGGSRPGTARQGQQAVPGALPPTPVESEDGDRERRQDS from the exons ATGTCTCCCACTGACGAAGAGCTCGACCGCGACTGGAAGCCCAATGGCCGCCGCCCGCAATC GACTATTGCCAAAGTGTTTTCGGAAGAGCTCATGAACATTTTCCGCATCGACAACAGTGTTGCAGACCTCGACGAGCAAGTCGATAAACG gaagaaggagattgacAGTCAGACTTCGGAGCTCGAGGCCCTCGAGCGGCGCATTCGTGAGATGGAAGAGCGGTTGAAGGGAGGCAAGTCACAGACGGGTGCTGGCGACAGCTCGAGGACAGCAGCCTCGGCGGCCGAGAAAGATCAACACAAGtatggcggcggcagccgCCCAGGAACAGCGCGGCAAGGCCAGCAGGCCGTTCCGGGAGCTCTCCCGCCCACACCTGTGGAAAGCGAAG ACGGTGACCGTGAAAGACGACAGGATTCCTAG
- a CDS encoding hypothetical protein (EggNog:ENOG503NZYV; COG:S) — MVLAHPRIVAPVHLLPQRRDNSLGPPPGGVWGMNTPANPTTFPVSSFTSLELVFLFRGVNKFGIDPAAFPQISNVLRDNSGLKRQPTFDAQRLSPEALQKVFLYLVGQEIRADHVGSMPGPDGPLSPASKKRRLDTLPLPSWKDVHQHIDKVQQAYDKVFDSYIESAVQEIDHLEEAYRKTEAELEQLQLAESQASEEAKQQKEEVIEDKGVQVNGVGDIKPKPGPAVVNGIHPSPKASPKPSPQLPQSQLPQSQLPHQAQSQPRQHLQQHPQQQHQQQNLQQSMQQPLQRPQQLTPQPHVPQVSQLSQPPQPPQPPQLPQLQQLQLPLQSPQTLHQAQPPQHGHVPQQTHVQQGQLPQQAQQGLQQGQRLPGQGQPPQQLHQGQSAQHMVQGQPPQPVQPLQQPNPLPHVQQSQQSQQPQAPLRPLQPLLPHLAPRQDVRNGLGSPHSQHASLDKAGPAPRPPTLNHPPTTRSPQLGHPDVSRGPSARPSEPPKSLGGSPQVLQAPQGVPSFQPLSQSPAPTPAADGLQRPDGVARAHQSPGPLPTSPHMPPSQSQLKWEPPYQPSSGARPPMNSPLQHGPNVFSPPPHMVASQRPPPISSPLQGQANRPLPQQVLHPPHTHTTGQFVPLQPTPVRPAIDAANRQPPPVSSPGPNNTVQSPFHPGPYHNYPVPSSPHPTQPQQHGPKAPQHGAVTHPPSVRSPAVASPASASGIHLPRPNQGLAAPSQQRPQSLPHLQAPSPYPQATHPPTVSSPAGPQNGGYSSPYHPPRPAPVERIHPRAPATTTPVPPARFGPAPSAPQTPAVMQQQPFVISARMTKWKTESTPSTPKGGLEFQFGWDEKPSPQTEPISPVLEPAPLPSAAPHESPKKAPEQSQAKQTPSSSGKPGRSRVPQSTRDATSPSPVAFGLRNTSVKATEEVVLPINEPDAPKIKDEAMTPRPTTETGDTAADESISNRPNPARSTKRKRDESTPASVQSPRGRQLTDASRDDSMPPNMPNVVLWTRSFHKVSGSAMESIVGHRSANMFAAPIREKDAPGYHKVIKQPQDLKTIRSAIAHGNKAAAQAAAALPGGDPGGSCWLPRTEELVPPKSIINSGQLDRELSHIFANCIMYNPDPWHGPGPAFLPQEDDSEGLEAGAHQDNVVGYKVDEFGIVNDARAMFIEVEQHVSELRSAEKRSAPPGGGHAAGAEGVFTGTSTRQASVAMQHGDGGSKDDVSGAEEQDEQTATETENNDGRSKRRRTGRA, encoded by the exons ATGGTCTTGGCGCACCCACGC ATCGTGGCGCCTGTacatcttctcccccagAGGCGTGACAACTCCTTGGGCCCCCCACCGGGTGGAGTCTGGGGCATGAATACTCCGGCGAACCCGACGACATTCCCAGTATCGTCCTTCACATCGCTCGAGCTCGTGTTCCTCTTCCGAGGTGTCAACAAGTTTGGCATCGACCCCGCTGCCTTTCCACAAATCTCCAATGTTCTGCGGGACAACAGCGGGCTCAAGAGGCAGCCGACCTTCGATGCCCAAAGGTTGAGCCCCGAGGCTCTGCAGAAGGTCTTTCTGTATCTTGTTGGTCAAGAGATCCGGGCCGATCATGTCGGCAGCATGCCTGGGCCAGATGGCCCTCTCTCTCCTGCCTCCAAGAAGAGAAGGCTTGATACTCTTCCGCTACCGAGCTGGAAGGATGTTCACCAGCACATCGATAAGGTGCAGCAAGCCTACGACAAGGTGTTCGACTCCTACATCGAGAGCGCTGTTCAAGAGATCGATCATCTGGAGGAAGCATACAGAAAGACAGAGGCAGAGCTAGAGCAGCTCCAACTGGCCGAATCACAAGCTAGCGAGGAGGCCAAACAGCAAAAGGAAGAGGTCATCGAGGATAAAGGGGTACAAGTGAATGGAGTTGGTGATATCAAACCGAAGCCAGGCCCGGCGGTCGTCAATGGCATCCATCCGTCTCCAAAGGCCTCGcccaaaccatcaccacagcTACCGCAGTCTCAGTTACCGCAGTCTCAGCTACCACACCAGGCGCAATCCCAGCCCCGGCAACAccttcaacaacatccccagcaacagcaccaacaacagaATTTGCAGCAGTCTATGCAACAGCCTTTACAGCGGCCACAGCAGCTGACGCCACAGCCCCATGTGCCTCAAGTGTCTCAGCTATCGCAACCGCcgcaaccccctcaaccaccgcaGTTACCCCAGTTGCAACAGCTGCAGCTACCACTGCAATCACCACAGACATTGCATCAAGCACAGCCACCACAGCATGGACATGTACCACAGCAAACACATGTGCAGCAAGGGCAGCTGCCACAGCAAGCACAGCAAGGTCTCCAACAAGGGCAACGGCTACCGGGACAGGGACAGCCCCCCCAACAGCTGCATCAAGGACAGTCAGCTCAACATATGGTTCAAGGACAACCGCCACAGCCAGTCCAGCCATTGCAGCAACCAAACCCATTGCCACACGTCCAGCAGTCACAGCAATCGCAGCAACCACAAGCACCATTGCGGCCACTGCAGCCTCTGCTCCCACATCTTGCACCCCGTCAGGATGTCAGAAACGGACTTGGCTCTCCACATTCCCAGCATGCTTCTCTCGATAAAGCAGGTCCGgcccctcgtcctcccacCTTGAATCACCCGCCCACCACTCGTTCACCACAGCTTGGCCATCCCGACGTCTCAAGGGGTCCTTCTGCCCGACCTTCAGAGCCGCCAAAGTCGCTCGGTGGATCGCCGCAAGTTCTCCAAGCACCACAAGGGGTGCCCTCTTTCCAACCATTGTCCCAGTCGCCTGCTCCAACTCCTGCCGCAGACGGCCTGCAGAGGCCAGATGGCGTTGCGAGAGCACATCAGTCTCCGGGCCCTCTGCCAACGAGCCCGCATATGCCGCCGTCGCAGTCACAGTTGAAATGGGAGCCGCCATATCAACCCTCTTCTGGCGCTCGGCCCCCGATGAACTCGCCATTACAACACGGCCCTAATGTGttttctccccctccacataTGGTGGCTTCCCAACGGCCACCACCGATCTCGTCTCCTTTGCAAGGGCAAGCAAACAGGCCGTTGCCACAGCAGGTTTTGCACCCCCCTCATACTCATACGACGGGTCAATTTGTGCCTCTTCAACCAACACCTGTTCGGCCCGCTATAGACGCAGCAAACAGGCAGCCACCGCCGGTTTCGAGCCCAGGGCCGAACAACACGGTGCAGTCCCCTTTCCATCCTGGGCCATACCACAACTATCCCGTTCCGTCGTCCCCTCACCCAACTCAACCTCAGCAGCATGGTCCTAAAGCCCCTCAACATGGCGCTGTCACACATCCTCCTTCAGTACGGAGCCCGGCCGTTGCTTCGCCCGCCTCTGCATCAGGGATTCATCTGCCACGACCTAATCAAGGACTGGCGGCTCCTTCTCAACAACGACCACAATCGCTGCCTCACTTGCAAGCGCCTTCGCCATATCCCCAAGCTACTCATCCTCCTACTGTATCCTCACCAGCTGGCCCCCAAAATGGAGGATACAGTTCCCCATATCACCCTCCCCGGCCTGCTCCAGTGGAACGTATCCATCCACGTGCGCCTGCGACAACGACGCCTGTTCCACCCGCTAGATTCGGGCCTGCGCCGTCTGCCCCCCAGACGCCGGCTGTTATGCAACAGCAGCCCTTCGTCATCTCGGCTAGGATGACAAAGTGGAAGACGGAATCCACTCCTTCGACGCCGAAGGGTGGACTTGAATTTCAGTTTGGGTGGGATGAGAAGCCTAGTCCACAGACTGAACCAATCAGTCCCGTTCTGGAACCGGCGCCCTTGCCATCAGCCGCCCCCCACGAGTCACCAAAGAAAGCACCAGAGCAATCGCAAGCTAAACAGACCCCGAGTTCCTCAGGTAAGCCCGGTAGATCAAGGGTGCCTCAGTCAACCAGGGAtgcaacctctccctctccagtGGCGTTCGGGTTAAGGAATACATCTGTCAAGGCTACCGAAGAGGTAGTTCTACCCATAAATGAGCCGGATGCacccaagatcaaggatGAGGCCATGACACCACGCCCAACCACCGAGACTGGCGACACCGCAGCAGATGAGAGTATCTCCAACAGACCGAATCCGGCACGCTCAACTAAGCGGAAACGAGACGAGTCTACGCCAGCCTCGGTGCAATCTCCAAGGGGACGACAGCTGACAGATGCATCGCGTGATGATTCGATGCCGCCTAATATGCCCAATGTCGTTCTCTGGACCCGCTCCTTCCACAAGGTCAGCGGCTCTGCCATGGAGTCGATTGTCGGCCACCGCTCAGCCAACATGTTTGCTGCCCCCATCCGAGAGAAGGACGCACCGGGCTATCATAAGGTGATCAAACAGCCCCAGGACCTGAAAACCATCCGCAGTGCCATCGCCCACGGGAACAAGGCCGCCGCGCAAGCAGCCGCTGCATTGCCAGGGGGTGACCCAGGCGGTAGCTGCTGGCTCCCTCGGACAGAAGAGCTTGTCCCACCAAAAAGCATCATCAACTCTGGCCAGCTCGACCGCGAGCTCTCTCACATTTTTGCCAACTGCATCATGTACAATCCCGACCCGTGGCACGGACCAGGCCCGGCTTTCCTACCCCAGGAGGATGATTCTGAGGGACTGGAAGCTGGCGCGCACCAGGATAATGTCGTGGGGTACAAGGTGGACGAGTTTGGGATTGTCAACGATGCCCGCGCCATGTTTATCGAGGTCGAGCAGCATGTTAGTGAGTTGCGCTCGGCGGAGAAGCGTAGTGCGCCCCCCGGTGGTGGTCATGCTGCGGGGGCGGAGGGTGTGTTTACTGGGACGAGCACAAGGCAGGCTAGCGTTGCGATGCAacatggcgatggcggtTCCAAGGATGACGTGTCTGGTGCAGAGGAACAGGACGAGCAGACGGCGACAGAGACGGAGAATAATGACGGGAGATCCAAGAGAAGGCGAACGGGGAGAGCCTAG
- a CDS encoding hypothetical protein (EggNog:ENOG503P1XI; COG:O): MGESRIQPFDTKKHTSLATKTFHDGYTGIQSVVAMVRFFQRGDDMEESKPFSFPFYYRQRVENGWFTELKAAIMVDRKKGREAMLEKDKTLGTLCTLIADVSKVPEAERVQKGGGREDVLYHGGSLRRYGRYDNIEVKCEYA; encoded by the exons ATGGGCGAGAGTAGGATCCAGCCGTTTGACACCAAGAAGCATACCAGTCTGGCGACCAAGACATTTCATGACGGGTATACCGGCATTCAGAGTGTCGTCGCCATGGTTCGGTTTTTCCAGCGGGGCGACGACATGGAGGAGAGCAAGCCGTTCTCGTTTCCGTTCTATTATCGGCAGCGGGTGGAAAACGGGTGGTTTACAGAGTTGAAAGCTGCGATCATGGTGGATAGAAAAAAGGGGCGGGAGGccatgttggagaaggatAAGACGCTGGGTACGCTGTGCACGCTCATTGCTGATGTGTCAAAGGTGCccgaggcggagagggtgcagaagggggggggacgGGAAGATGTACTATATCATGGAGG CTCGCTCCGCCGATATGGC CGCTACGACAACATTGAGGTCAAGTGCGAATACGCCTGA
- a CDS encoding hypothetical protein (COG:O; EggNog:ENOG503NWSG), with product MAPTTINPTTIVAVDMGTTFTSIAWASSSKPDEVTILREWPTADLSNKPGEKHPEGKVDGIRHYQRVPTKLSKTGKWGFDVSDDTPADQVMEWFKLGLYPWARRLTPRQLEFINAGPSPESLVTKFLTSLLGYAKTKMNFKSLPTDFEYVATVPANWTNDSKEKTRTAFHTALRAAGMPSGTIHLLSEPEAAAIYAINEKAERTADTDTKLEVGDTFVIIDAGGGTVDLVIYTITNLNPLKVKEVGLRDGDLAGSAQLNMRFREYLHNRFWCVPGYALLSRNMRERHISPAMAKFEFEASTKRCFTKSSGTHEFPLNLILNNKQAGVYNDKIKVSSDHLEDIFRPTVGIIVKKVNEQQDACPTKPIKAFILVGGFAGSPYLRGEIKQAYIWRKDSQMRTEVPLITPPEPDLAVTRGAIMKGLSLVGDGSLTKVHVVSR from the exons ATGGCCCCCACTACTATCAATCCGACGACCATTGTCGCCGTCGACATGGGCACAACTTTTACCAGCATTGCCTGGGCCAGTAGTTCCAAACCGGATGAAGTTACGATCCTCCGAGAGTGGCCTACAGCCGACCTTTCAAACAAGCCCGGTGAGAAGCACCCTGAAGGGAAAGTCGATGGTATCAGGCATTACCAGAGAGTCCCGACCAAATTGTCCAAGACGGGCAAATGGGGCTTCGATGTCTCTGATGATACCCCCGCAGACCAGGTGATGGAGTGGTTCAAGCT CGGTCTTTATCCTTGGGCAAGGAGGCTTACGCCTCGACAGCTTGAATTCATCAATGCCGGTCCAAGTCCAGAGTCGTTGGTCACCAAGTTTCTGACATCGCTCCTGGGGTATGCCAAGACAAAGATGAACTTCAAGTCTTTGCCCACTGACTTCGAGTACGTGGCCACTGTCCCAGCCAACTGGACCAATGACTCCAAGGAGAAGACCAGGACAGCTTTCCATACGGCCTTGAGGGCGGCGGGTATGCCGAGCGGGACCATCCATCTCCTCTCGGAGCCCGAGGCTGCTGCTATCTATGCCATCAATGAGAAGGCTGAGCGCACTGCTGATACAGACACCAAGCTCGAGGTTGGCGATAC GTTCGTGATTATTGATGCGGGAGGCGGCACTGTGGACCTGGTCATttacaccatcaccaacctcaaccccctgaAGGTCAAGGAGGTTGGTCTCCGCGATGGCGATCTTGCCGGCTCCGCCCAGCTCAACATGAGATTCAGAGAGTACCTCCATAATAGATTCTGGTGTGTTCCAGGGTACGCACTACTTTCGCGTAACATGCGTGAGAGACATATATCCCCCGCAATGGCCAAGTTTGAGTTTGAGGCAAGT ACCAAGCGCTGTTTCACCAAGTCCTCAGGGACCCACGAgttccccctcaacctcatcctcaacaacaaacaagccGGCGTTTACAATGACAAGATAAAGGTCAGCTCGGACCACCTCGAAGACATCTTCAGGCCTACCGTCGGCATCATTGTCAAAAAGGTGAATGAGCAACAGGACGCGTGCCCGACGAAGCCTATCAAAGCCTTCATCCTAGTAGGAGGCTTCGCCGGTTCTCCTTACCTCCGCGGCGAGATCAAGCAAGCGTACATATGGAGGAAGGACAGCCAGATGCGGACCGAAGTCCCCCTCATCACACCCCCGGAGCCCGACCTGGCTGTCACCCGCGGCGCCATCATGAAGGGCCTCTCGCTCGTCGGCGACGGTTCCCTGACCAAAGTCCATGTCGTCAGTCGTTAG
- a CDS encoding hypothetical protein (EggNog:ENOG503NY3H; COG:G), protein MRLFLVRHGETVDNVAGLYAGVRDSPLTAHGVLQARRLGEHIAKHHRVTHVFSSDLQRAVFTAVKVANAQLSQRQRCDTNNGDVPETIEKLEPVPLVDLRERDFRSAEGKKFGTTHDDAETHEEMRLRAARFVQGHLVPLLASRGSETVVVVVAHGLILNSLFRVLQARFGTGPRGSEASAAWSNTGYLEAVVKAVAADTEGSNAEDSGERKTKQPQLTMTVVGVNVLRHLEGLKKTKGGIGSAQFDKRQRTMDSFFGPASKRQRVDRESGIS, encoded by the exons ATGCGACTTTTTCTGGTGCGACACGGGGAGACGGTCGACAATGTTGCTGGTCTTTA CGCAGGAGTTCGCGATTCACCGCTTACTGCCCATGGCGTCTTGCAGGCACGACGTCTTGGGGAGCACATTGCGAAGCATCATCGAGTCACCCATGTCTTCTCGTCGGATCTGCAGAGGGCCGTCTTCACGGCCGTGAAGGTCGCTAATGCTCAGCTCTCTCAGAGACAAAGATGcgacaccaacaacggcgATGTGCCCGAGACAatcgagaagctggagccTGTTCCACTCGTCGACTTGCGCGAGCGCGACTTTCGGTCCGCAGAGGGCAAGAAGTTCGGTACGACTCATGACGACGCTGAAACGCACGAGGAGATGAGGCTGAGAGCTGCTCGCTTTGTCCAAGGCCATCTGGTCCCGTTGTTGGCAAGCCGAGGGTCTGAAACAGTCGTGGTCGTTGTTGCCCATGGCTTGATTCTCAACTCGCTCTTCCGGGTTCTGCAGGCAAGGTTTGGTACCGGGCCTCGCGGGTCGGAAGCGTCGGCAGCGTGGAGCAATACTGGCTATCTTGAGGCTGTGGTCAAGGCTGTCGCTGCTGACACAGAGGGCTCGAATGCTGAGGATTCTGGTGAAAGGAAGACAAAGCAGCCACAGCTTACCATGactgtggtgggggtgaaCGTGCTACGCCATCTTGAGGGCTTGAAAAAGACCAAGGGTGGAATTGGCAGTGCACAGTTCGACAAGAGGCAAAGGACCATGGATTCATTCTTTGGCCCTGCCTCCAAAAGACAGAGGGTGGATCGAGAGTCGGGGATATCCTGA
- the atl1 gene encoding Alkyltransferase-like protein 1 (COG:H; EggNog:ENOG503P71M), translating into MPRTPEAQAFFYAVYAAVQEIPEGKVTTYGHIAKLIGTPQRPRQVGTALKHLPADTSLRYHHDNVPWQRVINGKGIISPRSQPDGARNQAASLQAEGVVVATGALGELMVDFAEYGWFPRLLPSDEAAGVVPEDSDGDGESSEE; encoded by the exons ATGCCCCGCACCCCCGAAGCCCAAGCATTCTTCTACGCGGTCTACGCCGCCGTCCAAGAAATCCCCGAAGGCAAAGTCACCACCTACGGACACATCGCGAAACTGATAGGCACCC CCCAGCGACCCAGACAAGTAGGCACAGCCCTCAAGCACCTCCCCGCCGACACCTCCCTCCGGTACCATCACGACAATGTCCCCTGGCAGAGGGTAATCAACGGGAAAGGGATCATATCTCCGAG ATCACAGCCAGATGGGGCTCGCAACCAAGCTGCAAGTTTGCAGGCTGAAGGCGTGGTCGTCGCAACAGGGGCACTTGGTGAACTAATGGTAGACTTTGCAGAGTATGGCTGGTTCCCACGACTGTTGCCCTCTGACGAGGCAGCGGGCGTGGTTCCAGAAGACAGTGATGGCGACGGAGAGTCCAGTGAAGAATAG
- a CDS encoding hypothetical protein (COG:S; EggNog:ENOG503PHCI), producing MSQEDGSQTGAFRWAWCIVCGQSFTPPPRDITAATTAEVCQRQSTSSLYYTTCSIVCVQLLRSYSFHLGLSALTLEENNFPATTTELNDNLHDVSSHQSPDPPLVLDNTDSRESSFSPPQPLPLPFTLDSFAYGTELFPPLFNIAPPEQDQPGHRVTGGLDQWSPGPFHREKKESSSVTKKPNSIFQCLFPGCNLNLRESRALNRHIWSEHREWAQANNVERREEIKCPHPGCPRRGRKDNIMRHFRTKHKETDAS from the exons ATGTCCCAAGAAGATGGCAGCCAAACGGGGGCCTTTCGGTGGGCGTGGTGCATTGTATGTGGTCAATCTTTCACGCCTCCGCCAAGGGATATCACAGCAGCAACTACCGCGGAGGTTTGTCAAAGGCAGTCGACTTCTAGCCTCTATTACACCACCTGCAGCATTGTCTGTGTCCAGCTACTGCGCTCATATAGTTTCCACCTTGGCCTATCAGCCCTGACGCTCGAAGAAAACAACTTTCCAGCTACTACGACTGAACTCAATGACAATTTACATGATGTCTCCAGTCATCAGTCCCCAGATCCGCCTTTGGTTCTCGACAATACAGACTCAAGAGAGTCGTcattctcaccaccacagccgtTACCGCTTCCCTTCACATTGGATTCGTTTGCATATGGTACAGAACTGTTTCCGCCGCTCTTCAACATTGCTCCCCCAGAGCAGGATCAGCCAGGCCATCGAGTCACTGGCGGACTCGATCAGTGGTCACCTGGCCCATTTCAcagggaaaagaaggagtCAAGCTCAGT CACGAAAAAGCCCAACTCCATTTTCCAATGCCTTTTTCCAGGCTGCAATCTCAACCTTCGGGAGAGCCGAGCGCTCAACCGACACATTTGGTCTGAACACAGGGAGTGGGCACAAGCAAACAATGTCGAACGGCGTGAAGAGATCAAGTGCCCTCATCCAGGATGTCCGCgtcgaggaaggaaggacaaCATCATGCGCCACTTCAGGACCAAGCACAAGGAAACTGATGCTTCTTAG
- a CDS encoding hypothetical protein (EggNog:ENOG503PAA8; COG:E): MARALDLITFSVTVALSAYLGPVLLSHLISKDVIHHHLTNFNLSFLPTPLQSLLQSPQTTDKTCPKHTYTTHLISLDPLLIYIPNFVSQSESQSLIDLSTPLLEPSPIVSRGADSAGSQARTSWSAPLPSDSHLVNCILSRSSSFLGTLLSPGRDEMGPAQVVRYTDSQKFDLHTDWFSRPRITDEDRETGRRRLYNRVATFFVVLQSNVTEGSGETWFPKVRPITPQAGEGDEVWREHEDGGLAFRPVPGNAIFWVNLLANGTGDARTAHAGLPVKGGIKTGMNIWPRVFFGPDA, encoded by the coding sequence ATGGCCAGAGCGCTGGATCTCATCACATTCTCAGTGACTGTCGCCTTGAGCGCATACCTCGGTCCTGTCCTTCTTAGTCACCTCATCTCCAAAGATGtcatccaccatcatctcACCAATTTCAACCTATCATTCCTACCAACACCCCTTCAGTCACTCCTCCAGTCACCCCAAACAACAGACAAAACATGCCCAAAACACACCTACACCACGCACCTCATATCTCTCGATCCCCTCCTAATCTACATCCCCAACTTTGTCTCCCAATCTGAATCCCAGTCTCTAATCGACCTCTCTACCCCACTCCTCGAACCATCCCCCATCGTCTCCCGCGGCGCCGACTCGGCCGGCTCCCAAGCCCGAACCTCCTGGAGCGCCCCCTTACCAAGCGACTCCCACCTGGTAAACTGCATcctctcccgctcctcctccttcctcggcaccctcctctccccggGCCGCGACGAAATGGGACCAGCCCAAGTAGTCCGCTACACGGACTCTCAAAAGTTCGACCTCCACACTGATTGGTTCTCCCGTCCAAGGATCACCGACGAGGACAGAGAGACGGGTAGACGGCGGCTGTACAACCGTGTTGCGACCTTTTTTGTGGTGCTGCAGAGTAATGTGACGGAGGGGTCGGGTGAGACCTGGTTTCCGAAGGTGAGGCCGATTACGCCTCaggctggagagggagacgAGGTGTGGAGGGAGCATGAGGACGGGGGTTTGGCTTTTAGGCCTGTTCCGGGGAATGCGATATTTTGGGTGAATTTGTTGGCGAATGGGACGGGGGATGCAAGGACTGCGCATGCTGGCTTGCCGGTGAAGGGAGGAATCAAGACGGGGATGAATATTTGGCCGAGGGTGTTTTTTGGGCCTGACGCGTGA